CCATGCTGCCCGGATCTGAGCCGTGGTTCGGCTCGGTCAGCCCGAAGCAGCCGATCCATTCGCCGCTCGCGAGCTTCGGCAGGTATTTCTGCTTCTGTGCGTCGGAGCCGAATTCGTGGATCGGCACCATCACGAGCGACGACTGCACGGACATCATCGAGCGGTAGCCGGAGTCGACGCGCTCGACTTCGCGCGCGATCAGCCCGTAACTCACGTAATTGAGGCCGGGGCCGCCGTATTCTTCCGGAATCGTCGGGCCGAGCAGGCCGATCTCGCCCATCTCGCGGAAGATCTCGACATCGGTGCGTTCATGGCGGAACGCCTCGGTGACGCGCGGCGCGAGCTTGTCCCGCGCATACGCCTGCGCGGCATCGCGCACCATCCGCTCTTCTTCGGTCAGTTGCTGGTCGAGCAACAGCGGATCATCCCAATGAAAAGTTGCAGCGCTCATCGTGTTATCTCCTGTCGGCCAGAGTTGGCGCTTCAGCGCGTACTCTGGCCCCATGCTTCGCGGTCGGCCAGAGATGGCGCTTCGGTGCTTGCCCTGATCCCATGGTTTGCGGTCGGTCCGGGGTTGGCGCTTCGCTGCCTGGCCCGATGTCTAAAGTTCGCTTGACTGTAGTTCCGCTGTGCGGAACAATGTTTTGCAAAACGAACCCAGTGTAGCATCACATGACGCTTTCAACCATCGACGAAACCACGATCGACGAACGCAAGTTCGTCGTTGCGCTCGCGCGCGGGCTGGATCTGCTGCGTGCATTCCGGCCCGGCGAGACGATGCTCGGCAATCGCGACTTCGCGGAGCGCACCGGGCTGCCGAAGGCGACGGTGAACCGGCTCGCCTATACGCTGACCGTGCTCGGCTACCTGCGTTATGACGAGACGCTCGGAAAGTATGCGCTCGACGCCGGCGTCCTGTCGCTCGGCTACGCGCTGCTGTCCGGCTCCGGGACACTCGATCTCGCGCGGCCGCACATGCAGGCGCTCGCGCGCGAGATCGGCGCGGCCGTGTCGCTCGGCTGCCGCGACGGGCTCGACATGATCTATCTGGAGACAATCCGCAGCGAAACCGCGCTGACGCTCGGGCTTGCGCCCGGCTCGCGGCTGTCGATGCTGACGAGCTCGATGGGGCGCGCGTACCTGGCCGTGCAGCCGGAGGACGTGCGCCGCGCGCTCTATGCGGATCTGCACCGGGCGGCCGGCGGCGCGGCCGACGCGGATGCGCTCGTCGCGGCCGCGCAGCACGCGGTGGCCGAGTTCTCCACGGGCGGATGCTGCTATTCGTTCCGCGCGTGGCACATGGACGTGAACGCGGCGGCCGTGCCGTTTCGTGAGCCGCGCGAGGGGCGCTGGCTGATCCTGAGCTGCAGCGGGCCCGCGTCGTCGATGGACGAGAACGTGTTCCGCACGCAGATCGGGCCGAAGCTGAAGGCGCTCGCGCAGCGGCTCGGGCAGACGGTCTGAACCGGGCGCCGCGAGCGGCGCGTCGCCGGGTCGACCACGCACCGGCGTGGGCGCCGCCGACGATTGCACCGCGAGCGAACCGCGCTCATCATCGTCCACCCGTTCCGCGACGATGACGAGGTTTGCGATGTCCCACCTGGAAACCATGGAAGGCGGTTGCGCATGCGGGGCGATCCGCTATCGGATCGCCGGCATTCCGGCCGACGCAGGCTTTTGCCATTGCCGGCTCTGTCAGCGCACGACGGGGGCGGCGGTCGTCGCGTCGGCATCGGTGCCGCTCGACGCATTCGAATACCTGCAGGGCGAGCCGACGGTCTATGCGTCGAGCGCCTGGGGCGAGCGGCGCTTTTGCGGGCGCTGCGGCGCGCAGTTGGAGTACCGGCTGGCCGATGCGCCGACGACCGTGGAAATCAACTATGCGACGCTCGACGAGCCGGCGCGGCTGCGTCCCGCATGGCACGTCTGGTACGGGGATCGCTTCCCGGGCATCGAGATCGACGACGATCTGCCGAAATTCGACGATGGCGGAAGAGCGTAGGCGGCGGCCGTCGATGTCGACGTGCCGGCGTCGAATCCGCGCGCAAGCGCGTTCGACCTTTCACGGATGAGCGGAAACGGAACCGGCCGGCATCGAGCGACGATGCACGCCGTCCCCGATTCCCGACGCAATACCGACACCGGATTCCGTCATCCGACGCGCCGCACCGCGCGCGGGCCGGTTCTCCCCTCGCTCAGGCCGGGACGACCTTCGCGAACACCGGCCCCTGCATGAACCGCACGTCGTGCTGGCGCAGCAGCTCGCACTGCGTCTCGTCGACGACGCCGTCGAAAATCAGTGGAATCCGCACGCGCTGCGCATATGCGACCAGCGCCTTCACCATCCCGTCGCGCAACGCGATGCCTGCATCCATCTTGATGTAGTCGGGACGCGCCATCTCCGATTCGACCGCGAGGATCCGGCCCGGGTCGGGCAGCTTATCGGCAACCTTGAAGCCGTGATGCTGGTAGCTGCGCGTCAGGTAGCCGAGGAAGGTTTTATGTGCGACCGCGGCGGCCGGCAGCTCGATCACGATCCGCTCGGTCGGCAGCCCGAAGCGCTGCAGCACCGACCAGAAATGCTTGCCGTGATCGTACTTCACGCTCTTGAGCAGCCGTTCGTGCACGCGCAGGAACAGCAGCCCGTGGCGTTGCGCGCCGAAGAAGTTGATCGCATGCAGCGCGCGGGACAGCCGGTCGATCGCGACGAGCGTCTGGTCGTCGACGGCCGAGTCGACCGGATCGTGCGGCGCACCCGTGACCAGCGTGACGGCCTGGAAGCCGAGTTCGTCGCCGTAGCGTTCGATCGCGTCGGCGAATGACGTCGACTGCGGCGCGCCGGGCATCGTCACGTCGTAGATCGGCTCATAGGCGCTCGCGAGCGTGCGCTCCGGCAGCTTTGCGCACGCGGTGCCGCCCTCGGCGAGCGCAAGGTGTTCCCGCAGATACGGCAATTGCCCCGCACGGACGACCAGCTCGGGAATGTTGGGCGGAATCATTGGCGTAGGAAGGAAAAATGGCGGCCCAAACGGCCGCCTCATGACTTGATATTAGCAGCGCGTGCCCGGCTCGGCTCGGCGTTTCGCTCATATGGTTATCCCGCCCTCGCGTCGATGGCTAGGGTTTACGTTGATTTCACTATTCGTAATTGGTTTTACTATTCGTAAATCCAAAGATTTGTCGCCGATCAAGAAAAGCGGCGTTCGGGCGCCCGGAGCGGCGCCGTTTCCCGAATCGAATCAACAGGAAGCAAGGAGCGAGACGTGGCGGTTGACAGCAGGTGGGCGAGGCAGGGCGGGCCGCGGCAGCGGCGGGCAACGGGCATGAGCGGGACGAAGCCATGCGCTTCGGCGCGCGCGCGGCAGCGCTGAGGAGCGGATGGCGACCATGAGCATCGATTACCAGACGCTGAAATTCGACTACAAGCCGCGCGCGACGCGGGCCGCCGGCGACGATGCGGCCATCCACCCGGTGATCGTCGTCGGTGCGGGCCCGGTTGGCCTGTCGGCCGCGATCGATCTCGCGCAGCAGGGCGTGCCGGTCGTGCTGCTCGACGACGACGACACGCTGTCGACGGGTTCGCGCGCGATCTGCTTCGCGAAGCGCACGCTCGAGATCTTCGACCGGCTCGGCTGCGGCGAGCGCTTCGTCGACAAGGGCGTGAGCTGGCACGTCGGCAAGGTGTTCCTGCAGGACGAACAGCTGTATGCGTTCGACCTGCTGCCGGAGGAAGGCCATGCGCGTCCCGCGTTCATCAACCTGCAGCAGTACTACGTCGAAGGCTATCTGGCCGAGCGTGCGTTCGCGCTGCCGAACATCGACATCCGCTGGAAGCACAAGGTGACGGGTGTCGCGCAAGGGGCGGAACACGCCACGCTCACCGTCGAGACGCCGGAAGGCATCGAGACGCTGCGCGCACAGTACGTGATCGCGGCCGACGGCTCGCGCAGCCCGATGCGCGCGGCAATGGGTCTCGAGAGCCGCGGCCGCACGTTCAAGGACCGCTTCCTGATCGCCGACGTGAAGATGAAGGCGGAATTCCCGACCGAGCGCTGGTTCTGGTTCGATCCGCCGTTCCACCGCAACCAGTCGGTGCTGCTGCACCGCCAGCCCGACAACGTGTGGCGCATCGACTTCCAGCTCGGCTGGGACGCCGACCCGGTCGCCGAGAAGCAGCCGGAGCGCGTGATCCCGCGTGTGCGCGCGCTGCTCGGGCCGGACGTCGAGTTCGAGCTGGAATGGGTGAGTGTCTATACATTCCGCTGCCAGCGGATGGATACGTTTCGGCACGGCCGCGTGCTGTTCGCGGGCGACTCCGCGCACGGCGTGTCGCCGTTCGGCGCGCGCGGCGCGAACAGCGGCGTGCAGGACGCGGACAACCTCGCGTGGAAGTTGAAGCTCGTGCTCGACGGCCGCGCGGATGACCGCCTGCTCGACACCTATGCGAGCGAACGCGAATTCGCGGCCGACGAGAACATCCGCAACTCGACGCGCTCGACCGATTTCATCACGCCGAAAAGCGCGGTGTCGCGCGTGTTCCGCGACGCGACGCTGAAGCTTGCACGCGACTGCGAATTCGCGCGCAAGCTCGTGAACAGCGGCCGCCTGTCGGTGCCGGCGGTACTCGCCGATTCGCCGCTGAATACGCCGGACCGCAACGGCGACGTGTTCGCGTGCGCGATGCGCGCGGGCGCGGCCGCCGCTGATGCGCCGGTGCGCGCGCAGGGCGTGTCGGGCTGGCTGCTGCGGCATCTGGGCGACGGCTTCACGGGCGTGCTGTTCGGGCTGCCGGGCGACGCCGCCGCACTCGCGCAGGCCCTCGACGGCCTGGCGCTGCCGGTGCGGCCGGTGCTGGTCGTGCCGGCCGGGCATGCGCAACCGGTGGCCGGAGTCGACGTCGTGGAGGACGTTGACGGCCTCGCCGCGCAACGCTACGACGCGAAGCCGGGCACGTTCTACCTGCTGCGCCCCGACCAGCACGTCTGTGCGCGGATGCGCTCGCTCGAGCGCCAGGCGGTCGCCGACGCGCTGGCGCGCGCGACCTGCGCGCGCGGAACATCGCATTGAACACGACAACGATACCGGAGACACCCGTCATGCCCCGACTCGACACCCGCCCGCGCCTGGCCGATCCGGATGCGTTCTACGAAGCGCTGATCGACATGCATCGCGACCTGTCCGACGCCGACAGCCAGCTCGTCAACGCGAAGCTGATCCTGCTGCTCGCGAACCAGATCGGCGATGCCGACGTGCTGCGCGAAGCGATGGCGCTCGCGCGCCAGGGCGTGACGCCTCCTGTGCATCCCGCCGCCGAGGTGGCGCAATGAGCGCGGCGCCGGCCGACGCGCGCGTGCTCGAAGTCGAGCGCGTGATCGACGAGACCCACCGCCCGGGTTTTCACTGGATGCTGCTCGCGTTGTGCGGGCTGTGTCTCGTGATCGACGGTTTCGATGCGCAGGCGATGGGGTATGTCGCGCCCAGCGTGATCGCCGAATGGGGCGTGCCGAAGCAGGCGCTCGGGCCGGTGTTCAGCGCGAGCCTGTTCGGGATGCTGCTCGGCGCGCTCGGGCTGTCGGTGCTGGCCGACCGGATCGGGCGGCGCCCGGTGCTGATCGGCTCGACGCTGTTCTTCGCGGCGACGATGCTCGCGACGCCGTTCGCGGGTTCGATCCCGGTGCTGATGGCGCTGCGCTTCGTCACGGGCCTCGGCCTCGGCTGCATCATGCCGAACGCGATGGCGCTGGTCGGCGAATTCAGCCCGGCCGCGCATCGCGTGAAGCGGATGATGATCGTGTCGTGCGGCTTCACGCTCGGCGCCGCGATCGGCGGCTTCATCAGCGCCGCGCTGATTCCGGCGCTCGGCTGGCGCTCGGTGTTCTTCGTCGGCGGCGCGGTGCCGCTCGTGCTGACCGTCGCGATGCTCGCGCGGCTGCCGGAGTCGCTGCAGTTCCTGGTGCTGAAAGGGCGCGACACGCAGGCACGCGCGTGGCTCGCGCGCTTCGCGCCTCAGGCCGGCATCGATGCGAGCACGCGCCTCGTCGTGCGCGAGCGCGCGGCGAGCGGCGCGCCGGTCGCCGAGCTGTTCCGCGATGGCCGCCTGCCGGTCACGCTGCTGCTGTGGGCGATCAGCTTCATGAACCTGATCGACCTGTACTTCCTGTCGAACTGGCTGCCGACCGTGATGCGCGACGCGGGCTATTCGCCGGGCACGGCGGTGATCGTCGGCACGGTGCTGCAGACGGGCGGCGTGATCGGCACGCTGTCGCTCGGCTGGTTCATCGAACGCTACGGCTTCGTGCGCGTGCTGTTCGCGTGCTTCGCATGCGCGGCGGTCTCGGTCGGACTGATCGGCTCGGTCGCGCATGCGCTGCCGTGGCTGCTGATCGTCGTGTTCGCGGGCGGATTCTGCGTGGTCGGCGGGCAGCCGGCCGTGAATGCGCTCGCCGGCCAGTATTACCCGACGTCGCTGCGCTCGACCGGCATCGGCTGGAGCC
The sequence above is a segment of the Burkholderia diffusa genome. Coding sequences within it:
- a CDS encoding IclR family transcriptional regulator, whose amino-acid sequence is MTLSTIDETTIDERKFVVALARGLDLLRAFRPGETMLGNRDFAERTGLPKATVNRLAYTLTVLGYLRYDETLGKYALDAGVLSLGYALLSGSGTLDLARPHMQALAREIGAAVSLGCRDGLDMIYLETIRSETALTLGLAPGSRLSMLTSSMGRAYLAVQPEDVRRALYADLHRAAGGAADADALVAAAQHAVAEFSTGGCCYSFRAWHMDVNAAAVPFREPREGRWLILSCSGPASSMDENVFRTQIGPKLKALAQRLGQTV
- a CDS encoding GFA family protein yields the protein MSHLETMEGGCACGAIRYRIAGIPADAGFCHCRLCQRTTGAAVVASASVPLDAFEYLQGEPTVYASSAWGERRFCGRCGAQLEYRLADAPTTVEINYATLDEPARLRPAWHVWYGDRFPGIEIDDDLPKFDDGGRA
- a CDS encoding EAL domain-containing protein, which translates into the protein MIPPNIPELVVRAGQLPYLREHLALAEGGTACAKLPERTLASAYEPIYDVTMPGAPQSTSFADAIERYGDELGFQAVTLVTGAPHDPVDSAVDDQTLVAIDRLSRALHAINFFGAQRHGLLFLRVHERLLKSVKYDHGKHFWSVLQRFGLPTERIVIELPAAAVAHKTFLGYLTRSYQHHGFKVADKLPDPGRILAVESEMARPDYIKMDAGIALRDGMVKALVAYAQRVRIPLIFDGVVDETQCELLRQHDVRFMQGPVFAKVVPA
- a CDS encoding FAD-dependent oxidoreductase is translated as MATMSIDYQTLKFDYKPRATRAAGDDAAIHPVIVVGAGPVGLSAAIDLAQQGVPVVLLDDDDTLSTGSRAICFAKRTLEIFDRLGCGERFVDKGVSWHVGKVFLQDEQLYAFDLLPEEGHARPAFINLQQYYVEGYLAERAFALPNIDIRWKHKVTGVAQGAEHATLTVETPEGIETLRAQYVIAADGSRSPMRAAMGLESRGRTFKDRFLIADVKMKAEFPTERWFWFDPPFHRNQSVLLHRQPDNVWRIDFQLGWDADPVAEKQPERVIPRVRALLGPDVEFELEWVSVYTFRCQRMDTFRHGRVLFAGDSAHGVSPFGARGANSGVQDADNLAWKLKLVLDGRADDRLLDTYASEREFAADENIRNSTRSTDFITPKSAVSRVFRDATLKLARDCEFARKLVNSGRLSVPAVLADSPLNTPDRNGDVFACAMRAGAAAADAPVRAQGVSGWLLRHLGDGFTGVLFGLPGDAAALAQALDGLALPVRPVLVVPAGHAQPVAGVDVVEDVDGLAAQRYDAKPGTFYLLRPDQHVCARMRSLERQAVADALARATCARGTSH
- a CDS encoding DUF2783 domain-containing protein → MPRLDTRPRLADPDAFYEALIDMHRDLSDADSQLVNAKLILLLANQIGDADVLREAMALARQGVTPPVHPAAEVAQ
- a CDS encoding MFS transporter, which codes for MSAAPADARVLEVERVIDETHRPGFHWMLLALCGLCLVIDGFDAQAMGYVAPSVIAEWGVPKQALGPVFSASLFGMLLGALGLSVLADRIGRRPVLIGSTLFFAATMLATPFAGSIPVLMALRFVTGLGLGCIMPNAMALVGEFSPAAHRVKRMMIVSCGFTLGAAIGGFISAALIPALGWRSVFFVGGAVPLVLTVAMLARLPESLQFLVLKGRDTQARAWLARFAPQAGIDASTRLVVRERAASGAPVAELFRDGRLPVTLLLWAISFMNLIDLYFLSNWLPTVMRDAGYSPGTAVIVGTVLQTGGVIGTLSLGWFIERYGFVRVLFACFACAAVSVGLIGSVAHALPWLLIVVFAGGFCVVGGQPAVNALAGQYYPTSLRSTGIGWSLGIGRIGSVLGPLVGGQLIALNWTNGALFHAAALPVLCSALFVLGLAGVTRRSAAQAPNAAMN